One genomic window of Candidatus Nitrospira inopinata includes the following:
- the rsmG gene encoding 16S rRNA (guanine(527)-N(7))-methyltransferase RsmG, with the protein MEQRSSLSSLLEQCSQEIGVPLRPEQVKQLLVHFDQLKTWSQSINLTSIRDDQEIIVKHFIDSLACFSVESIKKEAWLLDVGTGAGFPGIPLKIVRDDLHVTLVEPVKKKASFLLSVIGILRLKQISVFCGTLRQFIVQSKPFHQFDYIVTRALKPDEIFEQGERLLANHGKIILYLAKPFNQLAYPKWVLTAERQFDLPMKFGRRVLSILERSPKKEAQVSSTWNRDRFVL; encoded by the coding sequence GTGGAACAGAGATCATCTTTATCATCGTTGCTCGAACAGTGTTCTCAAGAGATAGGGGTTCCATTGCGGCCAGAACAGGTAAAACAACTGCTGGTTCATTTCGATCAACTCAAAACATGGAGTCAATCAATCAATTTGACCAGTATCAGAGATGATCAAGAGATCATTGTGAAGCATTTCATTGATTCGCTTGCATGTTTCTCTGTCGAATCAATAAAAAAGGAAGCGTGGCTACTAGATGTTGGAACGGGGGCTGGGTTTCCCGGGATCCCTCTCAAAATCGTTCGAGACGATTTGCACGTGACCCTTGTGGAACCTGTCAAAAAGAAAGCTTCTTTCCTGCTCTCGGTGATTGGGATTCTGCGCCTCAAGCAGATCAGTGTATTCTGTGGAACACTCAGGCAATTTATTGTTCAATCGAAGCCTTTTCATCAATTTGATTACATAGTGACTCGCGCGCTAAAACCCGATGAAATTTTTGAACAGGGGGAGAGGCTCTTAGCCAATCACGGAAAAATCATTCTTTATTTAGCCAAGCCATTCAATCAATTGGCTTATCCTAAATGGGTGCTAACCGCGGAACGACAATTCGATCTTCCAATGAAGTTCGGGCGTCGAGTTCTCTCGATCCTTGAACGCTCTCCGAAAAAGGAAGCACAAGTCAGTTCCACGTGGAACAGAGATCGATTTGTTCTATAA